In Onychostoma macrolepis isolate SWU-2019 chromosome 06, ASM1243209v1, whole genome shotgun sequence, one DNA window encodes the following:
- the traf3ip2l gene encoding E3 ubiquitin ligase TRAF3IP2 isoform X3: MFEQQFKSISKIDFMERYISEKDYLIIIVISPKYHEIVTNASFFMENDETLNTVYIHKQLQNEFIQNGARNYRFIPILFPGAKKCHVPSWLQSTQIFTWPRDRDDILRRLMRVEKYNPPPIGELPTIVSIPI; encoded by the exons ATGTTTGAACAACAGTTCAAGAGCATAAGCAAGATCGACTTCATGGAGAGATACATCAGCGAA AAAGACTATCTGATCATCATAGTCATTAGTCCAAAGTATCACGAGATTGTGACCAATGCCTCGTTTTTCATGGAAAATGATGAAACACTCAACACTGTCTACATACACAAGCAG TTACAAAACGAGTTCATTCAGAACGGTGCCAGGAATTACAGATTCATCCCCATCTTGTTTCCCGGTGCTAAGAAG TGCCACGTACCTTCATGGCTTCAAAGCACACAAATCTTCACCTGGCCCAGAGACCGTGATGATATTCTTCGTCGACTCATGCGTGTTGAGAAGTACAACCCTCCACCCATAGGAGAGCTGCCCACCATTGTTTCCATCCCCATTTAG
- the traf3ip2l gene encoding uncharacterized protein traf3ip2l isoform X1 codes for MMPSLQCLQYRHISPFGHYSLQSLNFPEENDETMEKIITEDSICDSNSTDSQLSHADCCMSGNESSLSTQADFKDIFRDRKTNYRSTQTSYSPYQPPLGLPSGYNPQTPFPSQTEVCLSTLEPHNSDLLHSSCVGSSSVEYPSGNLPSCLVSGNYCSYPGDSSYSCSPDRHSLGEGSLEQPRSLRSIPTAFVPHSYCMPPHPCVSRGPPCCSQYPVDEYQMDHGTHYRPHYSMPCWPSRSENNRRSAFTYSSHTSPHPRAKLTPSTAPLSLEQRKVFVTYEADSEKHVKEIINFVALLRHNGFYTHIDMFEQQFKSISKIDFMERYISEKDYLIIIVISPKYHEIVTNASFFMENDETLNTVYIHKQLQNEFIQNGARNYRFIPILFPGAKKCHVPSWLQSTQIFTWPRDRDDILRRLMRVEKYNPPPIGELPTIVSIPI; via the exons ATGATGCCTTCTTTGCAGTGCTTGCAATATAG GCATATTTCTCCATTTGGCCACTACAGTTTACAATCCCTCAACTTTCCAGAAGAGAACGACGAGACTATGGAGAAAATCATTACTGAGGACTCCATCTGTGACTCAAACTCCACTGATTCCCAACTCTCTCATGCCGACTGTTGCATGTCTGGAAATGAGTCCTCTTTGAGCACACAGGCTGACTTCAAGGATATCTTCAGAGACAGAAAGACCAACTACAGATCCACACAGACCAGCTACAGCCCTTACCAGCCCCCGCTAGGTCTACCTTCCGGCTACAATCCCCAGACACCCTTTCCCAGTCAGACAGAAGTATGTCTGAGCACCCTAGAGCCACACAACAGTGACCTGCTCCACTCGAGTTGCGTAGGCAGCAGTTCGGTGGAATACCCCAGTGGCAACCTCCCCTCTTGCTTAGTGTCTGGAAATTACTGCAGTTACCCTGGCGATTCCAGCTACTCTTGCTCTCCAGACAGGCACAGTCTGGGAGAGGGAAGTCTGGAACAGCCGCGTTCACTGCGCTCTATCCCAACTGCGTTCGTGCCTCACAGCTACTGCATGCCTCCGCACCCCTGCGTGTCCCGTGGGCCGCCATGCTGTAGTCAATACCCTGTGGATGAGTATCAAATGGATCATGGCACTCATTACAGGCCACATTACAGCATGCCCTGTTGGCCTTCAC GCTCTGAAAACAACAGACGATCAGCCTTCACTTATAG TAGCCACACCTCTCCTCACCCGCGAGCTAAACTAACCCCAAGCACAGCCCCTCTATCCCTGGAGCAGA GGAAGGTCTTTGTtacatatgaagcagacagtgaAAAACATGTCAAAGAGATCATCAATTTTGTCGCCCTACTGAGACACAACGGTTTCTACACTCAC ATTGACATGTTTGAACAACAGTTCAAGAGCATAAGCAAGATCGACTTCATGGAGAGATACATCAGCGAA AAAGACTATCTGATCATCATAGTCATTAGTCCAAAGTATCACGAGATTGTGACCAATGCCTCGTTTTTCATGGAAAATGATGAAACACTCAACACTGTCTACATACACAAGCAG TTACAAAACGAGTTCATTCAGAACGGTGCCAGGAATTACAGATTCATCCCCATCTTGTTTCCCGGTGCTAAGAAG TGCCACGTACCTTCATGGCTTCAAAGCACACAAATCTTCACCTGGCCCAGAGACCGTGATGATATTCTTCGTCGACTCATGCGTGTTGAGAAGTACAACCCTCCACCCATAGGAGAGCTGCCCACCATTGTTTCCATCCCCATTTAG
- the traf3ip2l gene encoding uncharacterized protein traf3ip2l isoform X2: MEKIITEDSICDSNSTDSQLSHADCCMSGNESSLSTQADFKDIFRDRKTNYRSTQTSYSPYQPPLGLPSGYNPQTPFPSQTEVCLSTLEPHNSDLLHSSCVGSSSVEYPSGNLPSCLVSGNYCSYPGDSSYSCSPDRHSLGEGSLEQPRSLRSIPTAFVPHSYCMPPHPCVSRGPPCCSQYPVDEYQMDHGTHYRPHYSMPCWPSRSENNRRSAFTYSSHTSPHPRAKLTPSTAPLSLEQRKVFVTYEADSEKHVKEIINFVALLRHNGFYTHIDMFEQQFKSISKIDFMERYISEKDYLIIIVISPKYHEIVTNASFFMENDETLNTVYIHKQLQNEFIQNGARNYRFIPILFPGAKKCHVPSWLQSTQIFTWPRDRDDILRRLMRVEKYNPPPIGELPTIVSIPI, translated from the exons ATGGAGAAAATCATTACTGAGGACTCCATCTGTGACTCAAACTCCACTGATTCCCAACTCTCTCATGCCGACTGTTGCATGTCTGGAAATGAGTCCTCTTTGAGCACACAGGCTGACTTCAAGGATATCTTCAGAGACAGAAAGACCAACTACAGATCCACACAGACCAGCTACAGCCCTTACCAGCCCCCGCTAGGTCTACCTTCCGGCTACAATCCCCAGACACCCTTTCCCAGTCAGACAGAAGTATGTCTGAGCACCCTAGAGCCACACAACAGTGACCTGCTCCACTCGAGTTGCGTAGGCAGCAGTTCGGTGGAATACCCCAGTGGCAACCTCCCCTCTTGCTTAGTGTCTGGAAATTACTGCAGTTACCCTGGCGATTCCAGCTACTCTTGCTCTCCAGACAGGCACAGTCTGGGAGAGGGAAGTCTGGAACAGCCGCGTTCACTGCGCTCTATCCCAACTGCGTTCGTGCCTCACAGCTACTGCATGCCTCCGCACCCCTGCGTGTCCCGTGGGCCGCCATGCTGTAGTCAATACCCTGTGGATGAGTATCAAATGGATCATGGCACTCATTACAGGCCACATTACAGCATGCCCTGTTGGCCTTCAC GCTCTGAAAACAACAGACGATCAGCCTTCACTTATAG TAGCCACACCTCTCCTCACCCGCGAGCTAAACTAACCCCAAGCACAGCCCCTCTATCCCTGGAGCAGA GGAAGGTCTTTGTtacatatgaagcagacagtgaAAAACATGTCAAAGAGATCATCAATTTTGTCGCCCTACTGAGACACAACGGTTTCTACACTCAC ATTGACATGTTTGAACAACAGTTCAAGAGCATAAGCAAGATCGACTTCATGGAGAGATACATCAGCGAA AAAGACTATCTGATCATCATAGTCATTAGTCCAAAGTATCACGAGATTGTGACCAATGCCTCGTTTTTCATGGAAAATGATGAAACACTCAACACTGTCTACATACACAAGCAG TTACAAAACGAGTTCATTCAGAACGGTGCCAGGAATTACAGATTCATCCCCATCTTGTTTCCCGGTGCTAAGAAG TGCCACGTACCTTCATGGCTTCAAAGCACACAAATCTTCACCTGGCCCAGAGACCGTGATGATATTCTTCGTCGACTCATGCGTGTTGAGAAGTACAACCCTCCACCCATAGGAGAGCTGCCCACCATTGTTTCCATCCCCATTTAG